A stretch of the Paenibacillus dendritiformis genome encodes the following:
- the nuoK gene encoding NADH-quinone oxidoreductase subunit NuoK: MGSMLASYLTLAAILFCIGLFGVLTKRNAVIVLLSIELMLNAANLNLIAFSKYGVVPNLKGQIFSLFTIAVAAAEAAVGVAILIALYRNRGTANVDEYNELKR, encoded by the coding sequence ATGGGTAGCATGCTGGCTTCCTATCTTACGCTGGCAGCCATCCTGTTCTGCATCGGATTGTTCGGGGTGCTGACGAAGCGCAATGCCGTCATCGTGCTGCTGTCCATCGAACTGATGCTGAATGCGGCCAATCTGAACTTGATTGCCTTTTCCAAGTATGGGGTCGTGCCGAACCTGAAGGGCCAGATCTTCTCGCTCTTCACGATTGCCGTCGCCGCGGCGGAAGCGGCGGTCGGCGTCGCCATTCTAATCGCGTTGTACCGGAACCGCGGCACGGCTAACGTGGACGAATACAACGAATTGAAGAGATAA
- a CDS encoding NADH-quinone oxidoreductase subunit J, with translation MFNFSIEWTGETVAFFVLAICIITGSVLMLNFTKVVHMVVSLAFAFLGLAGIFVMLEAEFVAFVQVLVYTGAISILMIFGIMMTRHDRQDEEVSRPLRETLAALGCLALFGVLFFTIRGTDFPAPEPAGLAQNNTLQLGKQIFTEHVIPFELLSVLLTVAFIGAIVLAKKEAD, from the coding sequence ATGTTTAACTTCTCCATCGAGTGGACGGGAGAAACGGTAGCCTTCTTCGTGCTTGCCATTTGCATCATTACCGGATCCGTATTGATGCTCAATTTTACGAAGGTCGTTCATATGGTCGTGTCGCTGGCCTTCGCTTTTCTCGGGCTCGCGGGCATTTTCGTTATGCTGGAAGCCGAGTTCGTCGCCTTCGTCCAGGTGCTGGTCTACACGGGAGCCATCTCGATTCTGATGATCTTCGGCATTATGATGACCCGGCATGATCGTCAGGACGAGGAGGTATCGCGCCCGCTGAGGGAGACATTGGCCGCCCTTGGCTGTCTGGCCTTGTTCGGGGTGCTGTTCTTTACGATACGCGGCACCGACTTTCCCGCGCCTGAGCCGGCCGGGCTGGCCCAGAACAATACGCTTCAGCTCGGGAAGCAGATATTCACGGAGCATGTCATCCCGTTCGAGCTGCTGTCGGTGCTGTTGACCGTCGCATTTATCGGGGCGATCGTGCTTGCGAAGAAGGAGGCGGATTAA
- the nuoI gene encoding NADH-quinone oxidoreductase subunit NuoI, with amino-acid sequence MKGIFKGLGVTMKALTSKKVTYPYPDKPLVMPDRFRGIQYFDPDKCIVCNMCARICPTDCITLTGKPNPDPEKKGKVIDTFDINFEICILCDLCTEVCPTEAIVMTNNFELATYSRDDLFKNMEWLNENNQNIRQENNSAMPKGGARKNV; translated from the coding sequence GTGAAAGGAATATTCAAAGGGCTGGGCGTCACAATGAAGGCGCTGACTTCCAAAAAAGTCACCTATCCGTATCCCGATAAGCCTCTGGTCATGCCTGACCGGTTCCGCGGCATTCAATATTTCGATCCGGACAAATGCATCGTCTGCAACATGTGTGCGCGCATTTGCCCGACCGATTGCATTACGCTCACCGGCAAGCCGAACCCGGATCCGGAGAAGAAGGGCAAGGTTATCGATACGTTCGACATCAATTTTGAAATTTGCATTTTGTGCGATTTGTGCACCGAGGTATGTCCGACGGAAGCGATTGTCATGACGAACAATTTCGAGCTGGCGACGTACAGCCGGGACGATCTGTTCAAAAACATGGAATGGTTGAACGAGAACAACCAGAATATTCGGCAGGAAAACAATTCAGCCATGCCAAAAGGGGGCGCCAGAAAAAATGTTTAA
- the nuoH gene encoding NADH-quinone oxidoreductase subunit NuoH translates to MQELIAQSLTWTNAFIFLGWAIVMMLVVLGFVTYAIYFERKVIGWMQYRHGPSRVGPLGLLQTVADIFKLLIKEDTIPRKADRALFILAPVIAYVPAFAVLATVPYSERLGFADLNVGLLYYAALSSITTIGIIIGGWASNNKYSLLGGMRSAAQMISYEIPLVISVVGIILLNGSLSLRTIVEGQGNYFWEWNLFPQIIGFVVFIIAGISELNRTPFDLPEAESELVAGYHVEYSGFRFAFFMLAEYVYVFALSALTTVLFLGGWHPPFPFLDFIPGILWFALKFSFCVFFVFWLRASMPRIRVDQLMSFGWKVLLPLALLNVFVTALYIEFFNK, encoded by the coding sequence GTGCAAGAACTAATCGCGCAATCGCTCACTTGGACAAATGCATTTATCTTTCTGGGCTGGGCTATTGTCATGATGCTTGTCGTTCTCGGCTTCGTCACGTATGCGATCTACTTTGAACGGAAAGTGATTGGCTGGATGCAGTACCGCCATGGCCCGTCCCGGGTCGGTCCGCTCGGGCTGCTGCAGACCGTCGCGGACATATTCAAGCTGCTTATTAAGGAAGACACCATTCCGCGCAAAGCCGACCGGGCCTTGTTCATCCTCGCGCCAGTCATCGCCTATGTGCCCGCGTTCGCCGTACTGGCTACGGTACCGTACAGCGAGCGTCTCGGCTTCGCCGATCTGAATGTGGGCTTGCTCTACTACGCCGCCCTCTCCAGCATTACGACCATCGGCATCATTATCGGAGGCTGGGCCTCGAACAATAAATATTCACTTTTGGGCGGAATGCGCTCTGCGGCGCAGATGATCAGCTATGAGATACCGCTTGTCATCTCTGTCGTCGGCATTATTCTATTGAATGGATCGCTCAGTTTGCGTACCATTGTAGAGGGGCAGGGCAATTATTTTTGGGAATGGAATCTGTTCCCGCAAATTATCGGCTTCGTCGTCTTCATCATTGCAGGGATATCGGAGCTGAACCGGACTCCTTTCGATTTGCCGGAGGCGGAGTCCGAGCTGGTCGCCGGCTATCATGTGGAGTACAGCGGTTTCCGGTTTGCCTTTTTTATGCTGGCGGAATATGTGTACGTCTTCGCGCTCTCCGCGCTGACGACGGTGCTGTTCCTTGGCGGTTGGCATCCGCCGTTTCCGTTCCTTGATTTTATTCCCGGAATCTTATGGTTCGCGCTCAAATTCTCGTTCTGCGTCTTCTTCGTCTTCTGGCTGAGGGCGTCCATGCCGCGCATTCGCGTGGATCAACTGATGAGCTTCGGCTGGAAGGTGCTGCTGCCGCTGGCGCTTCTGAATGTGTTTGTGACGGCGCTGTACATCGAATTTTTCAACAAATAG
- a CDS encoding NADH-quinone oxidoreductase subunit D, giving the protein MIRTEELLLNVGPQHPSTHGVFRIVVKLDGEVIKEATPVMGYLHRGTEKLAENLNYTQIIPYTDRMDYVSAMTNNYVLVHAVEKMMQLEIPERAEFLRLIVMELQRVASHLVWWGTYLLDIGAMSPFLYAFRDREIIIDLFNELCGARLTYNYMRVGGVKWDAPPGWIDKVRDFIPYMRKRLKEYDKLVSGNEIFLARIKGIGTYDAETAIAYGLSGANLRCTGVKWDLRKEEPYSLYDRFEFDVPVGTGGDCYTRYVLRLEEIHQSLRILEQAVEQFPGDGETMGKVPRVIRPPEGEIYARIESPRGEIGCYIVSRGKQEPYRLKFRRPSFVNLQILPKLLVGETMTNLITILGGVDIVVGEVDC; this is encoded by the coding sequence TTGATTCGCACAGAAGAACTGCTCTTGAACGTCGGTCCTCAGCATCCGAGCACGCATGGCGTTTTTCGCATTGTCGTGAAGCTTGACGGCGAAGTGATCAAGGAAGCCACCCCCGTGATGGGCTATCTGCACCGGGGGACAGAGAAGCTGGCCGAGAACCTCAACTACACGCAAATTATCCCTTACACTGATAGAATGGACTATGTGTCCGCGATGACGAATAACTATGTGCTTGTCCATGCCGTCGAGAAGATGATGCAGCTCGAAATCCCGGAACGAGCGGAATTTCTCCGCCTGATCGTAATGGAGCTGCAGCGCGTGGCCAGCCATCTCGTCTGGTGGGGCACCTACCTGCTGGACATCGGGGCGATGAGCCCGTTCCTCTATGCGTTCCGCGATCGAGAAATTATCATCGATCTGTTCAACGAGCTGTGCGGCGCGCGGTTGACGTACAACTATATGCGCGTCGGCGGCGTCAAGTGGGACGCTCCGCCGGGATGGATTGACAAGGTGCGCGACTTCATTCCTTACATGCGCAAGCGGTTGAAGGAATATGACAAGCTGGTAAGCGGGAACGAGATCTTTTTGGCCCGCATCAAAGGAATCGGAACCTATGATGCCGAGACGGCCATCGCCTATGGATTGAGCGGAGCGAATCTGCGCTGTACCGGCGTGAAATGGGATCTGCGGAAGGAGGAGCCGTACAGCTTGTACGACCGCTTCGAATTCGACGTCCCGGTGGGAACGGGCGGCGATTGCTATACGCGTTACGTCCTCCGGCTGGAGGAGATTCACCAGAGTCTGCGCATTCTGGAGCAGGCGGTGGAACAATTCCCGGGCGACGGGGAGACGATGGGCAAGGTGCCGCGCGTCATCCGTCCGCCGGAAGGAGAAATCTATGCGCGGATTGAATCGCCGCGCGGCGAGATCGGCTGCTATATCGTATCGCGGGGCAAGCAGGAGCCTTATCGCTTGAAGTTCCGGCGTCCTTCCTTCGTCAACCTGCAAATCCTGCCGAAGCTGCTCGTCGGAGAGACGATGACGAACCTGATCACGATACTGGGCGGGGTTGATATCGTCGTCGGGGAGGTGGATTGCTAG
- a CDS encoding NADH-quinone oxidoreductase subunit C → MSKKKRKDREAVQPPLEAEKDEKTEQAGKEEQIETNETAMKEERTEKEEKTAQQEKAEKSGKTGMAVKAEDTDQAGNDAPAREAGESENDEPNRKVGGASAGPEGKEAVQAEAAAPSPGDAEPSASATGEGETAEKPVKETAEGTAPLEEPASDPEGAAEAPKAEPAKEAASPSAESAPPAVEASERAEAAPKPAPEPGSSEPSAPADKAKRAPLSEEEKAARLKAAEERRAAKARAAAEGGEGAAGAAGERPAGAAAGAAAGDKPERPARAPRAKASEEPPKPKEPSPKQPILDALVALLKAEVAADAVEEAVINEENGHLPTITVKNEHWLACAQLLRHHPEWSCNYLRNLAGVDRETHLEVVYYLINLSTKAEAAVHVKTDRDQPSIASVTPIWPTANWCEREVYDLLGIDFPGHPDLRRIMMPDDWVGHPLRKDYEPLDSEV, encoded by the coding sequence GTGAGCAAGAAGAAGAGGAAGGATCGGGAGGCGGTTCAGCCGCCGCTAGAAGCCGAGAAGGATGAAAAAACGGAACAGGCTGGGAAAGAAGAGCAGATTGAAACTAACGAAACGGCCATGAAGGAAGAGCGGACAGAGAAAGAGGAAAAGACGGCACAGCAAGAGAAGGCTGAAAAATCCGGCAAAACCGGGATGGCCGTGAAGGCCGAGGATACCGATCAAGCCGGGAACGATGCACCGGCGAGAGAAGCCGGGGAATCTGAAAATGACGAACCGAACAGGAAAGTCGGGGGAGCTTCTGCCGGGCCGGAAGGGAAGGAGGCAGTACAAGCGGAAGCAGCCGCGCCGAGTCCAGGGGATGCCGAACCGTCCGCGTCTGCAACGGGGGAAGGAGAGACAGCGGAGAAGCCGGTGAAGGAGACGGCCGAGGGAACGGCGCCGCTGGAAGAGCCCGCGTCCGATCCGGAAGGCGCTGCGGAAGCGCCAAAGGCGGAGCCCGCGAAGGAAGCGGCGTCCCCGTCCGCTGAGAGCGCGCCGCCTGCCGTGGAGGCGAGCGAACGCGCCGAAGCCGCGCCGAAGCCGGCGCCCGAACCCGGCTCGTCCGAGCCGTCCGCGCCGGCGGATAAGGCGAAGCGCGCGCCGCTTAGCGAGGAGGAGAAGGCCGCCCGCCTGAAGGCCGCGGAGGAACGGCGCGCCGCGAAGGCGAGGGCTGCGGCCGAAGGAGGCGAGGGCGCCGCGGGAGCTGCGGGCGAACGGCCTGCCGGGGCAGCTGCGGGAGCCGCAGCCGGCGACAAGCCCGAGCGCCCGGCACGAGCGCCGCGGGCGAAGGCGAGCGAGGAGCCGCCGAAGCCGAAGGAGCCTTCACCGAAGCAGCCCATCCTTGATGCGCTGGTCGCCCTGCTGAAGGCGGAAGTGGCGGCGGATGCGGTGGAGGAGGCCGTCATTAACGAAGAGAACGGGCATTTGCCGACGATTACCGTGAAGAATGAGCACTGGTTGGCTTGCGCTCAGCTGCTTCGGCATCATCCGGAGTGGTCCTGCAATTACTTGCGGAATCTGGCCGGCGTAGACCGCGAGACGCATCTCGAGGTTGTCTACTATTTGATCAATTTATCCACGAAGGCCGAGGCGGCGGTTCACGTCAAAACCGATCGGGATCAGCCGTCCATTGCTTCGGTCACGCCGATCTGGCCTACCGCGAATTGGTGTGAACGGGAAGTGTATGACCTGCTGGGCATCGATTTTCCCGGGCATCCCGATCTCCGCCGCATCATGATGCCGGACGATTGGGTCGGCCACCCGCTGCGCAAAGACTATGAGCCGTTGGATTCGGAGGTGTAA
- a CDS encoding NuoB/complex I 20 kDa subunit family protein, with product MGFSLESITLEERQELERNVFFGTLEQLKAWARSNSLWPLTFGLACCAIEMMGTGASHYDLDRFGVIFRTSPRQSDVMIVSGTVTKKMGPLLRRLYEQMPEPKWVIAMGSCATAGGPYVKSYSVIKGVDQIVPVDVYIPGCPPNPAALIYGINKLQAKIRYEAKTGKRVTDA from the coding sequence ATGGGATTCTCTTTAGAGTCAATCACGTTGGAAGAGCGGCAGGAACTGGAGCGCAATGTCTTTTTCGGCACGCTGGAGCAACTGAAGGCATGGGCGCGCAGCAACTCGCTCTGGCCGCTGACGTTCGGTCTCGCCTGCTGCGCAATCGAGATGATGGGCACCGGCGCTTCGCACTATGATCTGGACCGCTTCGGCGTCATATTCCGGACCTCCCCCCGCCAGTCGGACGTCATGATCGTGTCCGGAACGGTAACGAAGAAGATGGGGCCGCTGTTGAGACGTCTGTACGAGCAGATGCCTGAGCCGAAATGGGTGATTGCCATGGGCTCCTGCGCGACGGCTGGCGGACCTTATGTCAAATCGTATTCGGTTATCAAAGGCGTCGATCAGATTGTACCGGTCGATGTCTACATACCGGGTTGCCCGCCGAATCCGGCGGCATTGATTTATGGCATTAACAAGCTGCAAGCGAAAATCCGCTACGAAGCGAAGACCGGAAAGCGGGTGACGGATGCGTGA
- a CDS encoding NADH-quinone oxidoreductase subunit A yields MSLEYINNYVIVAIFVGLGIFLPVAALTAGRLLRPKKPTDMKQTTYESGNEPVGVGQVRFNIRYYLFALMFVIFDVETVFLYPWAVAYKQLGLFALIEMLIFVGLLLVGLIYAWKKKVFRWDSL; encoded by the coding sequence ATGTCTTTGGAGTACATCAACAATTACGTCATCGTGGCCATTTTTGTCGGACTCGGTATTTTTCTGCCGGTGGCCGCTCTGACAGCGGGCCGGCTGCTCAGGCCGAAGAAGCCGACAGACATGAAACAAACAACGTATGAAAGCGGTAACGAGCCGGTTGGTGTGGGACAAGTTCGATTTAACATCCGGTATTATTTGTTTGCCCTTATGTTTGTCATTTTCGATGTGGAAACCGTTTTCTTGTACCCGTGGGCGGTTGCGTACAAGCAGCTTGGCCTGTTCGCGCTGATCGAGATGCTGATTTTTGTCGGATTGCTGTTGGTTGGATTAATTTACGCCTGGAAAAAGAAGGTGTTTCGATGGGATTCTCTTTAG
- a CDS encoding F0F1 ATP synthase subunit epsilon translates to MSTFLLEIVTPEHKVFEDQVNMITVKGVEGELGILAGHIPMVTPLQVGPMKIKTGSKEHWLAVHGGFVEVRRDKVVVLAESAELPEEIDIERAKAAKARAEQRLAMAQRSKQDHVDFRRAELSLQRAVTRIQVSQRNVQR, encoded by the coding sequence TTGAGCACCTTTTTATTGGAAATCGTCACACCCGAGCATAAAGTGTTCGAGGATCAAGTGAACATGATTACCGTCAAGGGCGTGGAAGGTGAACTCGGCATTTTGGCAGGACATATCCCGATGGTAACGCCGCTGCAGGTTGGGCCGATGAAGATTAAGACAGGCAGCAAGGAGCACTGGCTTGCTGTTCATGGCGGGTTCGTGGAAGTACGCAGAGACAAGGTCGTTGTCTTGGCGGAAAGCGCGGAATTGCCGGAAGAAATCGACATCGAGCGTGCGAAGGCAGCAAAGGCGCGTGCGGAACAACGCCTGGCAATGGCTCAACGGAGCAAACAGGATCACGTCGATTTCCGCCGTGCGGAATTGTCGCTCCAACGTGCCGTAACACGGATCCAAGTGTCCCAAAGAAACGTACAACGATAA
- the atpD gene encoding F0F1 ATP synthase subunit beta: MNKGRVISVTGPVVDIEFERGQLPEILNAIKIEQKSTTPGAPDIDLTLEASVHLGDDVVRCVAMSSTDGLVRGMEATDMGHPITVPVGAATLGRVFNVLGNTIDNAGDVSRELSSPIHKPAPSFDELTTQAEILETGIKVIDLLAPYVKGGKIGLFGGAGVGKTVTIQELINNIAQEHGGISVFAGVGERTREGNDLYYEMRDSGVINKTAMVFGQMNEPPGARLRVALTGLTMAEYFRDEEGRDVLLFIDNIFRFTQAGSEVSALLGRMPSAVGYQPTLATEMGQLQERITSTKKGSVTSIQAIYVPADDYTDPAPATTFAHLDATTNLDRKISELGIFPAVDPLSSSSRALSPDIVGKEHYDVAQDVKKLLQRYKELQDIIAILGMDELSEDDKLTVARARKIQRFLSQPFHVAEQFTNIPGKYVPVKETVRSFKEILDGKHDDLPEAAFLFVGTIEEAVEKAKTL, translated from the coding sequence ATGAACAAAGGACGCGTGATTAGCGTAACCGGTCCGGTTGTCGACATTGAGTTCGAACGCGGTCAACTTCCGGAGATATTGAACGCGATCAAGATTGAACAGAAATCGACGACTCCTGGCGCGCCTGACATCGACTTGACATTGGAAGCATCCGTCCATCTGGGCGATGACGTAGTGCGCTGCGTCGCGATGTCTTCGACAGATGGTCTGGTGCGCGGCATGGAAGCAACCGATATGGGGCATCCGATTACCGTACCGGTAGGCGCGGCGACATTGGGCCGTGTCTTCAACGTGCTGGGCAATACGATTGACAATGCGGGGGACGTCAGCCGCGAGCTGTCCAGCCCGATTCATAAGCCGGCTCCTAGCTTCGACGAGCTGACGACGCAAGCGGAGATTCTGGAGACCGGGATTAAGGTCATCGACTTGCTTGCTCCGTACGTCAAAGGCGGCAAGATCGGCCTCTTCGGCGGTGCGGGCGTTGGGAAAACCGTCACCATTCAGGAGCTTATCAATAACATCGCGCAGGAGCACGGCGGGATTTCCGTCTTCGCCGGCGTAGGCGAGCGTACCCGGGAAGGGAACGACCTCTACTATGAAATGAGAGACTCCGGCGTTATCAACAAGACGGCGATGGTGTTCGGTCAGATGAACGAACCGCCTGGAGCGCGTCTGCGCGTTGCTCTGACCGGTCTGACGATGGCGGAATATTTCCGTGACGAAGAAGGCCGCGACGTGCTGCTTTTCATCGATAACATTTTCCGATTCACGCAAGCGGGCTCCGAAGTATCCGCCCTGCTGGGCCGCATGCCTTCCGCGGTAGGTTACCAGCCGACGCTGGCTACCGAGATGGGACAATTGCAGGAACGAATTACGTCGACCAAAAAAGGCTCCGTAACATCCATTCAGGCGATCTACGTTCCCGCGGATGACTATACGGACCCGGCGCCGGCGACGACGTTCGCCCACTTGGACGCAACGACGAACCTCGACCGGAAAATTTCCGAATTGGGTATTTTCCCGGCGGTCGATCCGCTGTCTTCGTCATCCCGCGCCCTGTCGCCGGATATCGTCGGCAAGGAGCACTATGATGTGGCGCAAGACGTGAAGAAGCTTCTTCAGCGCTACAAAGAGCTGCAAGACATTATCGCCATTCTCGGTATGGATGAGCTGTCGGAGGATGACAAGCTGACGGTAGCCCGGGCGCGGAAGATTCAACGCTTCCTGTCCCAGCCGTTCCACGTTGCCGAGCAGTTCACGAACATTCCCGGGAAGTACGTGCCGGTCAAGGAAACGGTTCGCAGCTTCAAGGAAATTCTCGACGGCAAGCACGACGACCTTCCGGAAGCGGCATTCCTGTTCGTCGGCACCATCGAAGAAGCGGTGGAGAAGGCAAAGACGCTATAA
- the atpG gene encoding ATP synthase F1 subunit gamma, with protein sequence MAKGILEIRRQIKSIQSTRQITKAMEMVAAAKLRRAQEKAEAARPYADKLKEVVSSIAAGTQGIQHPMLAKRPVKKTGYLVITSDGGLKGGYNANVLRKVMQVINERHRSADEYALFVIGRKGRDYFRRREMPMVEVVTELPDSPSFANIKTIAYKAVKYFEEEQYDELNLFYNEFVNAITQVPVEKRLLPLDDDALGGETTSYEYEPSPEAVLHDLLPKYAETLIYSALLDAKASEFGAQMTAMGSATKNATKMINSLTLSYNRARQAAITQEISEIVAGANAQA encoded by the coding sequence GTGGCTAAAGGGATTCTCGAAATACGACGCCAGATCAAGAGCATACAGAGTACAAGGCAGATCACGAAGGCAATGGAAATGGTGGCGGCAGCGAAGCTTCGCCGCGCACAGGAGAAGGCGGAAGCGGCTCGTCCTTATGCGGATAAGCTGAAGGAAGTCGTCTCCAGCATCGCCGCAGGCACGCAAGGCATTCAGCATCCGATGCTCGCGAAGCGTCCGGTGAAGAAGACGGGATATCTGGTCATCACTTCCGACGGCGGATTGAAGGGCGGCTATAATGCCAACGTGCTCCGCAAAGTGATGCAGGTCATTAACGAGCGTCACCGTTCGGCGGATGAATATGCATTGTTCGTCATCGGGCGCAAAGGCCGCGATTACTTCCGCAGACGGGAAATGCCGATGGTGGAGGTCGTGACGGAGCTGCCTGATTCTCCAAGCTTCGCGAATATTAAGACGATAGCTTATAAAGCCGTGAAATATTTCGAAGAAGAGCAGTACGACGAACTCAACCTGTTCTACAACGAATTCGTCAACGCGATCACGCAGGTACCGGTCGAGAAACGCCTTCTTCCATTGGATGATGACGCATTGGGCGGAGAGACGACCAGTTATGAGTATGAACCTTCGCCGGAGGCGGTACTGCATGATCTGCTGCCGAAATATGCGGAGACGCTCATTTACAGCGCGCTGCTGGATGCGAAAGCAAGCGAATTCGGCGCGCAGATGACCGCTATGGGCAGCGCGACGAAGAACGCGACGAAGATGATCAACTCGTTGACATTGTCTTATAACCGTGCGCGCCAAGCGGCGATCACGCAGGAAATTTCTGAAATTGTAGCTGGAGCGAACGCTCAAGCTTAA
- the atpA gene encoding F0F1 ATP synthase subunit alpha: MSIRPEEISTLIKSQIENYKTEIEVAEVGTVINVGDGIARVHGLENCMAGELLEFSNGVVGMALNLEAGNVGIVILGPYTDIREGDQVKRTGRIMEVPVGEALLGRVVNSLGQPVDGKGEIATTEFRPVESNAPGVIDRKSVHEPMQTGIKAIDSMVPIGRGQRELIIGDRQTGKTTIAIDTIINQKGNGVKCIYVAIGQKQSTVAQVVETLRRHGALDYTIVVTASASEPAPLLFLAPYAGCAMGEYFMYKGEHVLVVYDDLSKQAAAYRELSLLLRRPPGREAYPGDVFYLHSRLLERAAKLSDENGGGSLTALPFIETQANDVSAYIPTNVISITDGQIFLESDLFFAGQRPAVNVGISVSRVGGAAQIKAMKKVAGTLKLDLAQYRELQAFSQFGSDLDKSTLARLERGARLMEILKQGVNEPLPVEKQVVSIYTATRGHVDDIPVKDVLRFEQELHMYLQSNNDEIYQSIRDTKDLSKENEEALVQAITKFKKSFAVSS, encoded by the coding sequence TTGAGCATCAGACCTGAAGAAATCAGCACATTGATTAAAAGTCAAATCGAGAATTACAAGACTGAGATCGAAGTGGCCGAAGTCGGCACGGTTATCAATGTCGGTGACGGTATCGCCCGCGTTCACGGTTTGGAGAACTGCATGGCCGGGGAGCTTCTGGAGTTCTCCAACGGCGTCGTAGGCATGGCTCTCAACCTGGAGGCAGGCAACGTTGGTATCGTTATTCTTGGTCCTTACACCGATATTCGCGAAGGGGATCAAGTCAAACGTACGGGACGCATTATGGAAGTGCCGGTCGGCGAAGCGCTGCTCGGCCGCGTCGTGAATTCGCTCGGACAGCCGGTTGACGGCAAGGGAGAGATCGCGACGACGGAATTCCGTCCGGTGGAATCGAATGCGCCGGGCGTCATCGACCGTAAATCGGTTCATGAGCCAATGCAAACCGGGATTAAAGCGATTGACTCGATGGTGCCGATCGGGCGCGGACAGCGGGAGCTGATCATCGGCGACCGTCAGACCGGGAAGACGACCATCGCTATCGATACAATTATTAACCAAAAAGGCAACGGCGTAAAATGTATTTACGTCGCTATCGGCCAAAAGCAATCGACCGTAGCTCAAGTCGTGGAAACACTGCGCCGCCACGGCGCTTTGGACTATACGATTGTCGTTACGGCATCGGCATCCGAACCGGCGCCGCTTCTCTTCCTGGCACCGTACGCAGGCTGCGCGATGGGCGAGTACTTCATGTACAAAGGCGAGCATGTGCTGGTCGTATACGATGACCTGTCCAAGCAAGCGGCGGCATACCGCGAGCTCTCCTTGCTCCTTCGCCGTCCACCGGGCCGCGAGGCATATCCGGGCGACGTCTTCTATCTCCATTCCCGCTTGCTGGAGCGCGCGGCGAAGCTCAGCGACGAGAATGGCGGCGGCTCCTTGACGGCCTTGCCGTTCATCGAGACGCAGGCGAATGACGTATCGGCGTACATTCCGACGAACGTCATCTCGATTACGGACGGACAGATCTTCCTTGAGTCCGATCTGTTCTTTGCCGGCCAACGTCCGGCGGTTAACGTCGGTATTTCCGTATCCCGCGTAGGGGGAGCGGCTCAGATTAAGGCGATGAAGAAGGTCGCCGGGACACTGAAGCTGGATCTGGCTCAATACCGCGAGTTGCAGGCCTTCTCCCAGTTCGGTTCCGATCTGGACAAATCGACGCTGGCCCGCCTGGAGCGCGGCGCCCGTCTGATGGAAATCCTGAAGCAGGGCGTCAACGAGCCGCTTCCGGTTGAGAAGCAGGTCGTCAGCATCTATACGGCGACGAGAGGCCATGTCGACGATATTCCGGTCAAGGACGTTCTTCGCTTCGAGCAGGAGCTTCATATGTACCTGCAGTCGAACAACGATGAAATCTATCAATCGATCCGGGATACGAAAGATTTGAGCAAAGAAAACGAAGAGGCACTGGTGCAGGCGATTACCAAGTTCAAGAAGAGCTTCGCCGTGTCGAGCTGA
- a CDS encoding F0F1 ATP synthase subunit delta, whose translation MSKDIAKRYAKALFDLASERKAIAETEQQLKAVVEVMNSTSELYVLFSAPNIDISVKQAIVRQAFESEVSEIVLNTLLLLTERGRIRILPDLANHFVRIVGEATGVTDAYVTTAFPLDEAGKQEVAAQFGQMLNKTIRVHNVVDASIIGGMKVRIGDVLYDGSLSGQLERIQKTLKTQVR comes from the coding sequence ATGAGCAAAGATATAGCGAAGCGTTATGCCAAAGCGCTGTTCGACCTGGCATCCGAGCGCAAAGCCATTGCCGAGACCGAGCAGCAGCTGAAGGCTGTCGTTGAAGTCATGAACTCGACTTCGGAACTGTACGTTCTGTTCTCCGCGCCGAATATTGATATCAGCGTGAAGCAGGCTATCGTTCGGCAGGCGTTCGAAAGCGAAGTATCCGAGATTGTCCTGAATACGCTGCTGCTCCTGACGGAACGGGGGCGCATCCGCATCCTTCCCGACCTGGCGAATCACTTCGTCCGCATCGTCGGCGAAGCGACCGGCGTGACAGATGCCTATGTGACGACTGCCTTTCCGCTGGACGAGGCCGGGAAGCAAGAAGTGGCCGCCCAGTTCGGACAGATGCTCAACAAGACGATCCGCGTTCACAATGTGGTCGATGCTTCGATCATCGGCGGCATGAAGGTGCGCATCGGCGATGTCTTGTATGACGGAAGCTTGTCCGGCCAGCTGGAGCGTATTCAAAAAACGTTGAAAACACAAGTACGTTAA